A window from Chiroxiphia lanceolata isolate bChiLan1 chromosome 3, bChiLan1.pri, whole genome shotgun sequence encodes these proteins:
- the RHOU gene encoding LOW QUALITY PROTEIN: rho-related GTP-binding protein RhoU (The sequence of the model RefSeq protein was modified relative to this genomic sequence to represent the inferred CDS: inserted 1 base in 1 codon): protein MPPQQEGEAGYISKPVPPGGCEVPPVXPRRVRSGRAAAALGAALGGRCRAAGSGAAAVAGTGTGAGSEPRRSIKCVLVGDGAVGKTSLVVSYTTNGYPTEYIPTAFDNFSAVVSVDGKPVRLQLCDTAGQDEFDKLRPLCYTNTDIFLLCFSVVSPSSFQNVSEKWVPEIRCHCPKAPIILVGTQSDLREDVKVLIELDKCKEKPVSEEAAKLCAEEIKAASYIECSALTQKNLKEVFDAAIVAGIQYSDTQQQPKKSKCRTPDKMKNLSKSWWKKYCCFV, encoded by the exons ATGCCGCCGCAGCAGGAGGGCGAGGCGGGGTACATCAGCAAGCCGGTACCGCCGGGCGGCTGTGAGGTGCCGCCCG CCCCGCGGAGGGTGCGCAGCGGGCGGGCGGCCGCGGCGCTGGGAGCGGCGCTGGGCGGCCGCTGCCGGGCGGCGGGGTCCGGGGCCGCGGCCGTGGCCGGAACCGGGACCGGAGCGGGGTCTGAACCGCGGCGGAGCATCAAGTGCGTGCTGGTGGGGGACGGCGCGGTGGGCAAGACCAGCCTGGTGGTGAGCTACACCACCAACGGGTACCCCACCGAGTACATCCCCACTGCCTTCGACAACTTCTCCG CTGTTGTGTCTGTCGATGGGAAGCCAGTGAGACTTCAGCTCTGTGACACAGCTGGTCAG GATGAATTTGACAAGCTCAGGCCTCTGTGCTACACCAACACGGACATCTTCTTGCTGTGCTTCAGTGTGGTGAGCCCTTCATCCTTCCAGAATGTGAGTGAGAAGTGGGTTCCTGAAATTCGATGCCACTGCCCCAAGGCACCCATAATCCTGGTTGGGACACAGTCGGACCTCCGGGAGGATGTCAAAGTCCTCATTGAGCTGGACAAGTGCAAAGAAAAGCCAGTCTCGGAGGAGGCTGCGAAGCTCTGTGCCGAGGAAATAAAAGCTGCGTCCTACATTGAGTGCTCTGCTTTGACTCAGAAAAACCTCAAGGAGGTCTTTGATGCAGCCATCGTGGCTGGTATTCAGTACTCGGATACGCAGCAGCAACCAAAGAAATCCAAGTGTAGGACTCCAGATAAGATGAAAAACCTCTCCAAATCCTGgtggaaaaaatactgctgttTTGTATAG